CCTATGACCTGAGATAAAAGGTTACCTGCTATAGCTACCCAGCCTGCCTGTCCAAGTCCTGAGGCAACAACTTCTGTGGGGGGCATTTCTCCTGTTGCTTGATGCAGACCTTTTGGCCCCGATAGTCCAACCTGGGGAAAGAAGTCACGTCCTAAACAAGTTTGACATAGCCTGTGATGTCACCTACCtgtactgctgtcgagtcgattccgactcatagcgaccctatagggcagagtagaactgccccatagagtttccaaggagcgcctggtggattcgaactactgagcttttggttagcagccgtagcacttaaccactacgctaccagggtttcctcatttatatatataaacatataaatatacatatatacacacacatattaagacgtatatacatgtatgtatatgttgttgtcgttacgtactgtcgagtcagttccgactcatagtgaccgtataggacagagcagaactgccccatagggtttccaaggagcggctggtctgcactgctgaccttttgattaacagctgagctcttaaccattatgccactagggcttggtatgtacacacacacacacacacacacatatacacactcatgtctcagtggttttgctcctctggagaacccagatGAAGACACTGGGCTTGGCACAGCCTTCCTTGGTGGCTCCAACTTCTctcatgttttccattttctccttctcagtccctcttttccttctcccttccaaAAATTACTTAGACCCGCAGCAGCAATGCCAGTGAAGGCTACCAATTttccctgcctctgcccttttGAGAATGGTGGACAACAGCATCAGGCAGCTCAGGAACTCCATCCATTCCCAGAAGGGGCACTACAGGTCCTGAGAGGTTAGACGACCTTCTCACTCACACTCCTTTCTCCTTACTGGCATAACCAGTGTATGAACCTTCCTCTGAATTCTGGAACTTCAGAGTGACTGGAAGTGATGAGACTATGTTTTTGCAGGAGGTAAGCAGGAAGGACGGAAaatccttgtattttttttttccctctgtgtttCAAAACACCCTTGAGTTTCAGCATTGCTCTGAGGGAGATGTACCCTGATGTTGGAGGAATGTTGCCTCTTGTCATCAAAACGGGCTCATGACAGGTCCTTCGGCCTTCTGAGTGTTGACATGCAGGCTCACACCCGTCATCATCCAAAGACATAACAGTATCTGGcaggaatttctttttttaaagaagaaaaaacgaGGGTCAGCTTGTATAAGAGATTAAAGCATGATTAAGCAGAACTGAAAAGCTGCATTTATTGGAGGCTTATCTTATGATGATAAAGGAGAGTTGGCTTTACTGACATGGGGCTTCGTCACAGCTGTGAAGGAGGGTCAACTCCTAGGAGGAGACACGAGGAGAAACACCCACATCAATGTCAACGTCTTTAACTGATGGGGCTTGGAATACAGTGAATCATGGAATCTTGGTTTGAAAAAGGTCATTGTCCTTGAAAATAGATATAAGTTCACAGTCACATGTATCAACATCGGTCTAAGAGACACGTAAAATtccccatcttcccttctaactCAAAAGCCATGTAGGGCAGATGACCTTCCATTTGCGGCAGCTCTTGTATGGTTGACAAGGTAGCGGTTATGCCAGAGACTAGAGCAGTTACTCCTGAACGTGTAGAGCTTCTCTAGAAGCTTCACGGAACGTGGTTTGTTCCCTTTTTatatccctgtcttagttatccagtgctgctataacagcagtaccacaagggggtggctttaacaaacagaaatgtattttcccacagtttaggaggctagaagtccaaattcagagtgctgtctctaggggaaggctttctctctgtgtccactctgggggaaggtccttgtctcttttcagctgctgttcctccattccttggagatcttcatgtggcctggcatcgaTCTTCCCCATCTGGGCTTCTTTGCTTTGGTGCctcatctgttctttttatattcaaaggttattggcttaagatacactctacactgatatgatctcattaacataacaaagaaaacctgttcccaaataggattacatccacaagtataaaaaccaagccaaatccactgacatcgagttgattctgactcacagcaactttataggacagagttgaactgccccatagggtttccagggagtggctggtggattcaaactgctgaccttttggtctgcagccaagctcttaaccactgagccacccaaGCTCTTTCATAAgaataaaggttaggatttacaacacgtatttttgggtgacacagctTAATCCATAACAGCCCCTAACCCTGTTCCGGTACTAGtactcacaaaaataaatgactaTAATCCCAAGTTTTGCACCTTCAGGAAGTTCTAGGGTTGGCCAGGCAGAGAGGCATGCCCAAAGCCTGGGCAATCCAGGGGCTCCCGGGAACGGCTCCCTACGGGAAGCAACCTGGATGAGGCGCCCAGAGTGGATGGGTCTGAGTTAAAAAGGTGGGAGAGGGGCCGAGCAGGATGCCATTGTAGGAGTGATTTCAGAGCTGGAGGGCACGTCGTTGACACCTGAGACTTCCAAACTTTAGATTTGTCCCGGGTCACTGCAGGCTGGCCTCGTGTGCACAGAAAAGTGGTGCAGTTTTAACTTGAAAGCAAAAAAGATCAGGCTAGTACAGTctagaaaaatcaaacaaacaaggtAAAGGATTCCAATTTATAACGTGTCCATTTTGCAGTGAGGTACACTGGGGCCAGACATCACGTCTGAAGCATTCGTTCTGTTCCCTAATTCAGCAATCACTTTTTAAGCAGCTACATCGCATGTCAGCACAGTCAAGAGATTAAACAGAGATGAATAAGATGGGGTCTTCAAGAAACCATTATTCAGGAAATTTAATCAAGAGCAgtaatatataagaaaaaaaaaatgagtgtaaGATAGTGTGACTGGAGAGAACAAGGTTTGCGTATATCCATGTTCACTTTCAGGGTGCTGACGATATCAGGTATGTTGTTTCGCTCCATCTTAGTTATACAGTGGTTTTGTTCAAAAACACCACAGGTAGGGGGCTTTAACGAgcagaaatttgtttcctcaccGTTTAAGAGGTTAGAAGCTCGAATTCAGCTCTGTCTGCCCTGGGGGAaaatctttgtctcagcttctgttcctcagttccctGGCAGTCTCCTGTGGCATCATCTTTCCTCCATTTGGGCTTGTTTGGCactgtgcctaatctgttctttttatgtcaAAAATCATTAGGTTTAAGGCACACACGATACTGATACAGCCTTATTggcataaagaaaaccctattcccaaataggaccgcctccacaagtataggggttaggattctaacatatATTTGGGGGTACCACGGACTGacttatgtctccccaaaatgttaacaatttcactgggccatgattcccaatattgtgtggttgtcctccattttgtgatcttaatTCTATGTtgagaggactagggtgggattgtaacatccttaccaggtcacctgatccaatgtaaagggagtttccctggggtgtggtctgcaccaccttttatcttacaagagataagaggaaacggaagcaggcagagagttgggggccaccaagaaagcagtgccgggagcagagcacgtcctttggacccggggtccctgcatggagaagctcctgatCTGGGGGAACACcgatgagagaaagccttcgcctggagctgatgccctaaatttggacttccagcctactttactgtgaggaaataaacttctctttgttaaagccacccacttgtggtatttctgttacagcagcactagatgactaaaaccggcgggggggggacacaattcaatccacagccgACTCCCTTAAGTGTATTCATAACCCTAGTTAGCTATCCTGACTTTGGGTTCAGAAAATATAAGCATACTAAGTGCCATCTACTCTTCACTCTAATGGCACAgagttctttattttcttccctttcccactgctttctttatgttttatattttaataaaaatgacaaattaGGACTGAAGGGGATGGTTTTTAGGGGGAAAAATTTTCTGACATTTAAAAGTTTTCTCTTTACAAATTCTTGATTCAATTCCTATAATTTTACAAGTTTAATTTGTCATTTAAAGCTTTCATTTTCTGAGAAATGACTGACTTTACAAATGATGGTCATGAACCAGTTTCCCTTCACAGGAGTCAGCAGGACCAGAGGGCTCCCAGGAAGGGGTGGGTGAGCTGGAGCATAAGGCCTGACAAATACAACTTCCCAGAAAGGAATCTGCATTCCAAGTGGAAGTGAGCTCATCtcagaatgagaaaaatcaaacttTCTAAGAGGTGTTTGAAAATagaatatgctgcctcctgaggtCAGAGCTCTGTGTGAGCGGAGGCCATGGAAAAGAGAATGCAGTTCGGGGTCCCCAAGACCACCCTCAGGTCCAGTGATTTGCTACAAGAACTCAGAACTCAGCAAAAAGTTACACACATGGTTATGGTTTATTATAGCGAAAGGACAGAATGAGATCAGCAAAGGTGCAAGAAGCACAGGGCAGGGCCCAGGAGAGTCCAGGTGCCAGCTTCCAgctgtcccccccgcccccccagcgGTGTCATACAGACAGTACTTCCTTCTCTCCTGGGACAACGTGCACAGAGTATTGTCAACAATGGAAGCTCACCCAAGGCTTGGTGCCCAGAGTTCAGACACCACATAATCCCTCCAGATGGCAACTGATACGCGTGGCCCAAGCCTCCCACCATAAATCACGCTGTTAGTATAGACTATTTGGTGTCGCCCAAGGCCTCCAGGTAAACAAAGACACTCTTAACAGGCAACATATTCCAAGGGCTTAAAGGTTACCTCCTGGGAGCCAGGGGCAAAGAGCCATACCTTTCTTTGAGCAAGGTTAATCTTCTAGCACAGAGGTGAAGGCGTGGTTCCTTGTATGTCTCTTCTAACTGTAGGGTTCCCTTTTGATACCTGAAGTATATACTAACTGTATTTACAAATATAGTCATTCATACCTGAGAGAGGATTCTTAGAGGTCATCACAACCCCAGGGGTTTCAGTGGAAGTGGTGAGAACCCATGAGGGTATGTTGCTTCACCATTCACTGGGGGGCGCTGAGTGACCTGCAGCCAGCACCGCACCCGATAAATGAGCAGGACAACACTACACAGCAGACTTgttcctgacatccatttagggcAGAACCCTGCTTAGAACGATCTGAGCCCCAGCTGTTCTACATATACAAACACAGAATGTTTTTGTGGCTTTTATAAGGAACGCAATTACTGGTTAATTGAGGTAAGACTGTTGTTTCATTTAGTTTGGAATGCGACGGAGAATTATTCATCGTTCCAGAAAAGCACCTCAGGGAGGGTAGCGCTGCCTGTGGCATTTACAACCTCAGTGCTTCTGTCCTCAGCCAGGGCTTTGTGGCTACAGTTCACACATACACAGAGCTCACAGTTGTGGCTCAGTAATTCTCACAGGCAGTTCTTTCTGATGGCTCCAGTACGCCTCCTGGCACAGCTGCGACCAAGCAAACATATGGGAAGACACTATTCTACTACTGAACACTtccttgttattttttctttatattatagGCAGGGCTCAtgatgattttttgtttgtttatggggAGGATTTGTTatctataattttcatttttgataGTAAAGGGGGACATGAAATCCTTGTTAAGAAAAGGGGCACTGGGACTGACAAGCCTCCCACCATTCACGTAGCCCCCGCCCCACACTGCACCCTCTCTCTCCAGTATCACTGACAGGTGAGGGTCCAACCCTCCAGGGCTGGGGCAGCTCAGGCCTTCCTGTATCTGACGACAGCTAACAAGTCCCCAACCCTTCTCTTCTCCTGGTTAAACAACCCAGGTCTGCAGCCATTCCTTTCTCCTCCGGTTGCCTTCCTCTGAAAAACTCTGCTTTCCATGTTCCTCTCGGAATGTGGACATAGAATGGAACACAGCCCTGTGGAGGGGCCCTGGCTGGTGTATCCTGTGGtagctggttcctgttctctgCACTGAGATTGCCTTAACTCTGCGGGCGTTACCATGACACCAGGACTCATCATCCACTTGCCCCACCCTCCCTGAGCCCACCCACTCAGGATGCCCACCTCAGCCACCCAACACCACCCGTGACGGGGGTAGGCTGACGCACACCCCGATCCATATGTGAGTCCATGGTGCTCCCTCAACCGAGAGTAGAAGTaccagaaaagagaagaaatggagTTATCTGCAGCAAAGAGCTGTGAAGAATTAGCAATCCACCACATGGGGAGACCCAGCTGGTCAGATCCCCTAACTTCTTCCTCCAGCATGCACTTCCTTCTTGGGCTGCTCTGAGCTCAGGGGTTCAGCTGTGAAGGAAGACCCAGGTCTAAGGCAGGGGCACCTCCAAACACAAACAGAGGGGGCCTCAACGAGCCCCTCAGAGGCTTCTCTCCATTAGCAGAGGGGGTGTCCTTGGCCTCGTTCCCTTGCCTCGGACAGACAGTCAGACGGGTCTGACACCAGGATGGTGTGATGAAGATGGGCCGCAGGGGCCCAGAGAAGCAAGCCCGAGGCAAGGTGTAGATGTGGGATTCTTCATTCACGTTGTAGAAAGAAAGCTCCCCAGCCTCATAGTCTAGGAAAACCCCAACCCGAGGGTGGGGCGTTTTCTGGGGGCTGAAGACACCTGCAGGAAAAAGGTCCCCCTTGCTCCAGAACCCATAGCCAGAGGTCCAGGTGGGAGAGTTCTTCCTGTCGGCGTCCTCTTTACACACCCCAATGAGCCATCTTCCTCTGTCTCTCACCTCCACTTCCCAGTAGTGCCTGCCAGCAGACAGCTGCTCGGAGCCCAGCACGCTCGGGAAGACCCCGAACAGCCCCTCTGCACCAGGCTGGCCATTCCAGGGCCGGGTCTGCAACACAGACCTCTGGTCCTCAGACAGGGTGAGGCAGGGGTGTGCGCTCTTGGGGTCCAGGGTCACCACCACTGCGGGTTACACACAGGAAAAGTTGGACACAATGGTCAGCACACAGTAAGCGCTCAATAAATGTGGGCCTTTTATTATTGGAGCTACTTACTGAGGGAGGCTTCTTCCCAAATTGAGGGGAGGACAGTACCCCAAATGGGCAGGAAAGGGTTCTCGTTCCCCCTGCTCTGGGCTCACCCTGCCATCTGTAAAGCTGTACTTATATCTTGGCCTTTCAAAGGCTGGTCATCTTGGAAAAGACGGTGGCTGACTAAGAACTCTAGACTTCTGAGCCCTGGAGAATGGACATGCTTTGGTACCACATCCACAGGTCTAGGGAAGAGGCCACAGGGGTCGCCTGGCAACCAGAGCTGACACTGGAGTGACAGGACAAGATGGACAGGATTTTGGAACCGGCAGTGGGAGGGGACAGTCAGGAGAGTAAGGTGGGATTTCCATGGGCGGGGGGTGTGGAGAGAATAGAGAGTGAGGGCTGGAACTGCGAGTGCTCAGGCCAGGAGTGCTGGTGGGAGGGGGTCACCCCTGAAAACTGAGGAAGCGGTAAAGAAAACAGGAGTTAGTTCAGTAGAGAGACCCTGGGTTGTGAGGACAAAACGAAAGGTGTGGAGAATAAACAGagttcgctttttttttttttttttttccaacacctCCATAAGTTATgaagttttcaaaataaaaaccttggAAAAGAACAAGATGCCACTGGGGCTGGCCATCAAGAGGGCCACTAAAGTCTTCAGGAGCCATTTCCAGAGGTGCCATGGGGACAGGAACAAAGTCTGCCCCAGGGTCACCACCCTGGCAGGGCCTTCCCCAACCCCGTGAGTGGTCTCCCATCTAACAACCTGATGCTTCTCCTCAGAGTACACACACAAAGAGCTACCTGTCCATGTGTTCACTGTCTGCATCAACTACGACCCCACAAACTGTCTACCACTCTGCCTAGGGTGCTAGTCTAGTGCTGGGCATATAATAACTATATGATGAGTGAATTGTGACTGTGCGCTTAATAATTACATAATGAAGGCCTTGAAGCTAATGCCCCCCTGTCCCTACTTTTTAATTCCAAGTGTTGCCATCATCTCTGAGCCAGGAAGCtccatgacattgattatgtCTGGCTAGAGCTGGATGGGGACAAAACAGCAGGATGAAGTGCTACACAGAAGGGGGaaatgaaaggaggaaaaaaagggcTTCCCTGGACCCTAAACCTTGGAAGATGGCCTCCATCTAAGGTCAAGGCTGGGATCTTTGGGAAATGTTCCTTAGAGACTCACTGCACAGAGAGGACCGGCTAGCTGGCCCTGGCATCACAGCATCTGAGACCTCTCAGGTCCCAAAATACAcccttgttagctgccatcaagtggactccgactcatggtgactgcatgtgtgcagaacagagctgctccacagggttttcaaggcctgtCTTCCTCGGTGCCTCTGTGGGGGTTCAAACccctaacttttcagttagtagacgAGTGCTTAGCCACCCAAGGCCTCCTAAAATACAGCCCACGCAGCCTCTTACCCTGGAATCTCCGCAGGGTCTCCACCAGCCCTGGAACTTTGCACACAGTCTTTGGCTCCATGGAAATGACCTTTGGGGTCTGAAGCTCCAGACGTTTAATCCTAGAAGAAGGACATGGCTTGTTACCACTTTGGCCAGCAAGATCCAGGGACCACGTGGTTTACGAAGAGCACCCTTTGGCTCCTACGGAAAACATACCTGCTCAGAATCTCTCCTATACCCTGTGGAGAAGACAAAAACGCTGGGTTAGCGGAGAGAATGGTCAGTTCCATCACCACCACTCTCCTGACCTCAAGATCACTGAGAGCTTCTGCAGAGACCTCCCGATCTGGGCCTTGCCAACCTTCCTCTGCAGGCTGACCCC
The window above is part of the Elephas maximus indicus isolate mEleMax1 chromosome 2, mEleMax1 primary haplotype, whole genome shotgun sequence genome. Proteins encoded here:
- the LOC126070690 gene encoding E3 ubiquitin-protein ligase TRIM11-like isoform X1, with amino-acid sequence MAVRSLARDLQDEATCPICLDLFSEPVSLGCGHNFCRACVDRSRGVGDAPFLCPECRKPCATRSLRPNRPLGRVATALRRLGPAQGRGGSCDLCAEHLEPLKLFCKNDQSPVCVVCDRAREHRTHHVVPVEEAAQTYRGTFPKILEDLREKMKKAQKLQAEKVKTSEAWQVKVQERKQRTVAEFEKFRQLLAEEELRVLRELEEEEAAVVEVLRQEESTLAAQGRSVEELISELEGRTERPALGLLQGIGEILSRIKRLELQTPKVISMEPKTVCKVPGLVETLRRFQVVVTLDPKSAHPCLTLSEDQRSVLQTRPWNGQPGAEGLFGVFPSVLGSEQLSAGRHYWEVEVRDRGRWLIGVCKEDADRKNSPTWTSGYGFWSKGDLFPAGVFSPQKTPHPRVGVFLDYEAGELSFYNVNEESHIYTLPRACFSGPLRPIFITPSWCQTRLTVCPRQGNEAKDTPSANGEKPLRGSLRPPLFVFGGAPALDLGLPSQLNP